TACAGGCGATTGTGGAAAAATTGCGAGCGGAAGCTCAACACTAGCTTACAGATGATAGTCCTCTCCTTCATTTCTCTCCTGTTACGAAGATTTTAAACAGGTTCTAAGGTCAACAACTTTATTTTCGCGCATTATTTATGGAATTTTTACTAAGAGAGTAGAGGTTTTAGGAAAATTAAAGAGCAAAAAAGGATGTAGATTAGAGGAGCTTTCTTATTGGTTCCTCACAAAACTTCATTTAAGCTTTATGATTCACACAGCTTACGTTTAGGCTCCTGGTCTTTTATAAATAATAATTTATTCTATGCAAAGTTATGATATAATTTTACCTTACATATGGTAAAGGGTGTTTTGTAGATAATTATGATCAGTTCTATACAAGAGCCTAACGAATTGCGAAAACGTTTGCAGGGATTTTATCGTACTGATGAAAAAAGTTGTGTACGTTATCTTGTAGAAAAAGCAGAACTTTCGGCTGATTCGAAAAACAGAATTTACAATATTGCAAAACAAGTTGTCGAAAAAATTAAGGGCAATAAATTAGATATTATAGATTCTTTTATGCAGCAATATTCGCTTTCCAATGACGAAGGAATAGCGCTGATGTGCCTTGCTGAATCACTACTTAGAATACCAGACGATTATACAATAGATGAACTAATCAAAGATAAAATTGCCAATCAAGAATGGAGTAAACATTTAGGACGCTCCTCTTCATTGTTTGTTAATGCTTCTACATGGAGTTTAATGATAGGCAGTAGTATATTAAGGACCAGTGAGGAAGATCCAAGATTTTATCACGCTATTTCTAGATTACTTAAAAATTTAGGGGAGCCAGTAATCCGCAAGGCAGTGAAACAAGCAATGTTAATGCTTGGTAAGCACTTTATTGTTGGGGAAAATATAGAAGAAGCATTGGAAAGTGTAAAATCAGATGATCATGGCAAATTCTTATGCTCCTTTGATATGCTTGGTGAAGCTGCTCGTACAGCTGAGAATGCGGAAGAGTATTTTAATTCATATATGCATTCGATAAAAGCTATAGGTGAATCCACTGACACAAATGATTGCTTTAGGTCACATGGAATTTCAATCAAGTTGTCTGCATTGCATCCACGTTATGAATTCTGCCAATTTGGTAATATAGCTGAAGAACTGAAAACTAAGGTACTGGAGCTTTGTCATGAAGCAAAAAAGTACAATATTTCATTATGTATAGATGCAGAAGAGTCAGAAAGACTTGAGATGTCATTAGTTTTATTTGAGCAATTGCGTCTCGATGAATCACTTTCCGAGTGGGAAGGGCTTGGCCTGGCTGTGCAAGCGTATCAAAAACGTGCTTTGTCTGTTCTCGATTTTGTTGAAGATGTTGCTATTCGTTCAAAACATAAGATCATGGTGAGGCTTGTGAAAGGAGCATACTGGGACTCAGAAATCAAGCACACACAAGAATTAGGGTTAAGTGGGTACCCAGTGTTTACTAGAAAAAGCTATACAGATGTATGCTACCTTGCCTGTGCACAGAAACTTTTAAGCAAAGCAAGTCACTTTTATCCATGCTTTGGAACTCACAACGCTTATACTTTTGCTACTATAATAGAGCTTGCCGATAAAAATCACCCTGGGTTTGAGTTTCAGCGCTTACATGGAATGGGTAAGGGATTATATGATTATGTAATGTCAGAACTTGCAACAAGTATAAATTGCCGTATATATGCACCGGTTGGTAAACATAGTGACTTATTGCCATACCTTATTAGACGTCTTCTTGAAAATGGGGTTAATAGTTCATTTGTCCATCAAATAAATGATTCCAACGTTAAAATTGAAGAGTTAGTTTTAGATCCATTGGAAAAAGCTAAAAGCTTAGAGTATGAACCTCATCCAAGTATTCCATTGCCACAAGATATCTTTGGAGAGAAAAGGAAAAACTCCTTGGGGATGGATATTAGTGATTCAGTTACAGTTTCACAATTTGCAAACGATATAAAAGAATTTAGTGAAAAGAAATGGCAGGTTGGGCCGATAATTGGCGGAGAGTCACTGTTTGACAGTACTGAATTTACCGAAGTGGTTAATCCAGCACATTTAGAAAACGTAATCGGAGAAGTGTTAAATACAACAAGTGATCAAGCTTTAAACGCTCTTGAAATAGCACATAGTGCTTTTGTTAAATGGCAGAATGTTTCAGCAGAAGAGCGTGCTAAGTACCTTGAAAGAGCTGCCGATTTGCTTGAAGAAAGGATAGAAGAGCTAATTTATATTCTAATTGTGGAAGCAGGAAAGATTTTATCCGATGCGATAGCAGAAGTAAGGGAGGCAGTCGACTTCTTGCGCTATTATGCAATGATAGCAAAAAATGAACTGAATAACTGGAAAAGATTGCCAGGTCCAACAGGTGAAGATAACTTTATCTTTTTTGAAGGCAGAGGGGTTTTTTTGTGCATATCACCGTGGAATTTTCCACTCGCTATCTTTATTGGACAGATTGCAGCCGCACTTGCAGCAGGTAATTCAGTACTGGCAAAACCAGCAGAGCAAACGCCGATTATTGCTTGCGAAGCTGTTAAGATACTACACGAAGCTGGGATACCAAAAGATGTACTGCATCTTATTCCAGGAAACGGTCGGTATTTAGGTGAAACATTAATACCAGATAATAGAATTTCTGGTGTAGCTTTCACTGGTTCAACACAGACCGCTCAAATAATTAATAGAATGCTTGCTAGCAGAGACGGCCCTATTGTGCCACTCATTGCTGAAACTGGTGGATTAAATGCTATGATTGTTGACAGTTCTGCTCTCTTAGAGCAAGTGACTGTAGATGTTTTAATTTCTGCATTCCGTAGCACTGGTCAACGCTGTTCTGCACTTAGAGTATTGTTTATTCAAGAGGATATAGAAGAGAAACAGATAAAAATGATATGCGATGCAGTTCAAGAATTAAAGATTGGTGATCCAATACAACTTAGTACTGATATTGGTCCAATAATTGACAAAGCATCTATTGATATGCTGAATAAGTACACGGAGAAAATGTCAAGAGATAAGGATTCAAGCCTTTTATCCAAGGTACCCATGAATACAAATTCTTATAATGGTTATTTCTTCCCTCCATATATTTATGAGATACAAAAAGTTTCGCAATTAAAGCAAGAAGTGTTTGGCCCAATTTTACATATTATACGTTTTAATAAGTCGCAGTTAAATGAAGTTATAAGTGATATAAACGATACAGGATATGGGCTTACGTTCTCTTTGCAAAGCCGAATACAAAATCAGATTGATTTGATAAGCAAGAAAATATCAGCTGGAAATGTGTACATCAATCGCAATCAGATAGGTGCAGCAGTTGGCGTACAACCGTTTGGCGGTAGGGGACTATCCGGCACTGGACCAAAAGCTGGGGGACCTCATTATCTACAGCGTTTTTCTACAGAAAAAGTTGTAAGTGTCAACACTACAGCATTTGGCGGTAATACTACGCTTATGTGCTTGGATTGATTTGAAGGTATTTTTTTTTCTTTTAAAAATGTTAGATGTACAGTCCCAGAGTATGATGCGGGACTGAGCATGTTTCGCAGGGTATTCCTAATTCACTTTAGCTATATTTATTGTTTTTTAAGATTAAATAGTTAAAATAGTAGATAAATGCTAAAGTGAGGTTTAACTATGACAGCAAACTTTTCAATAGAAACTAGTGTTTTACCTTTCCACCTATACTTCGATTACACATATAACATTTAGCTCAGTTTAAAAGTCTAATTCAATTTTAGTTGTCAGTTGAAGCAGAAAAAGCATCAATGCTGTCAACCAAGAAAGTACGTAGCTTTTAATATTGAGGGTTTGGTATGAATAGCGAAAGACAAGAACAGTATGAAACTTCACAAGTCAGCTATCTAAAAACTCGTAGCGTGAGTGTTGATAGTGGATTTGGCAATGAAGAAGTAATTAACAAAACAGATATTCAGACAGCATTAGAAAAAATAAAAAAAGGTAAGCGGAAATTTGAAAAGTGGCAAAAAAAAAGCTCTGTAGATATCAGGAATATAAGAGATGAGGAAGGAAGTAATATTTTACATCTTATTGCACGGCTGAAGAAGAAGCAAAAATGCAGGTCTTTGAATTTTCTGATAGAAAGAATTTCCGAAGAAGATTTAGCAAAACTTGTTGATAGTAAAAATAAGGAAGAAAAAACCCCTCTTCAGGTGGCACTAATTGACAAGATAAAAAAAGGAAAACATGGTTCTCATACGGTCCAGAGTAACGATAACACGCTTAAGTTCCTTGTAACACTATTGGAACATGGGGCCAAGCCAGATCAGTTAGAATTGGAAACACTGCAAGGTTTAGATGAAAAGCAAAATGAATATTATCGTAAATTTTTGGAGAAACTAGCAGAGTCAATGTCATAAATAGAAGCAAAAATTAAAGAAATTATACCATATACTGTAAATACTCCAGACAGTAGTGGTAATTACTTATTACATTCAGCAATTAATAATTATGATAAAAAACGTTTCGAAGAACTATTGGAGAAAAGGGCGGACGTTAGCATTAAAGATGCAAATGGTAATAATGCTTTGCATTTAATTACAAAATTGAGGAAGAAACAAAAGCTAGAATTTTTAAATGCAATATTAAATATAAGCAAATGGAAAGGAAAAGAGCTACTTAAAGAACAATTTATAAAAGCCGTAAATGACAAAAATGATAAAAGTGGTGATAGTAAAAATAGCAGCGGTCAAACGCCAATACAGAAATTGCTATTTAATAAAATAACTAAGGGAGAGCATAGCTCTGAAAGTGTATCTGGAAAAATTGGAAAATTTCTTAAAAGGCCATTTACGGAATATGATGATCATACAATAGAAGCTGCTATAAAGTTGTTTGAGTTAGGAGCTAACATCAATGATTTGCAGTTATCCAAAGAAGAATTGCAGAACTTAGATAGAGAGCATGAGAGGTATTATCTTAAATTTCTAGAAAAATTAGCAGAGTCGATAAAGAAACCTGAATTAAAACAAGAGATAAAAACACAAATTAAAGAAATTATAGTACATACTATCAACACTCCAGATAGTAATGGTAATTATCTATTACATTCAGCAATTAATAATTATGATAAAGAACTTTTTAAAGAACTATTGCAAAAAGGAGCGAATGTTAGCCTTAAGGATGCAAATGGCGATAATGCCTTACACCGTATTGCTTTACTTAAAAAGAAGCACAAAATTACATATTTAAAGTCAATATTAGATTTAAAAGAAGAAGGAACAGTACCTTCAAAGACATTGTGTGAGGCTGTAAACGCCAAAAATAATGATAACAGATATCCAGCACAGGTCGCATTAGTCAGACAAATAGAAAAGATACCTAGTAAGTTAAAGGACTTTTCTAAGTGGGTTAGACCAAGACCTACAAAACATTATTATACTGCTGAATTTTGTGCAATGTTATTACAAAATGGCGCTGAAAATAAAAGTGATCATATCACAATAGAAAAATACGACAATAAGAAATATTATCACACCAAAGAAAGAATCCAAGAGTTAACAGGTGTAAGCCCTAATCGGGAAGTAGATGAAGCACTGAATCAGAGGTTTTCTAAGAATAAGAAACGCGGTAATAATATAGATCTCCCAGTAAGATGGATACTTGGGGGTTTAATTTTCGCAACAGTGTTTAGTGCTTTAGCAGGAAATATG
This genomic stretch from Wolbachia endosymbiont of Cimex lectularius harbors:
- a CDS encoding ankyrin repeat domain-containing protein, whose translation is MEKRADVSIKDANGNNALHLITKLRKKQKLEFLNAILNISKWKGKELLKEQFIKAVNDKNDKSGDSKNSSGQTPIQKLLFNKITKGEHSSESVSGKIGKFLKRPFTEYDDHTIEAAIKLFELGANINDLQLSKEELQNLDREHERYYLKFLEKLAESIKKPELKQEIKTQIKEIIVHTINTPDSNGNYLLHSAINNYDKELFKELLQKGANVSLKDANGDNALHRIALLKKKHKITYLKSILDLKEEGTVPSKTLCEAVNAKNNDNRYPAQVALVRQIEKIPSKLKDFSKWVRPRPTKHYYTAEFCAMLLQNGAENKSDHITIEKYDNKKYYHTKERIQELTGVSPNREVDEALNQRFSKNKKRGNNIDLPVRWILGGLIFATVFSALAGNMIVAAALSVTIAVCAMCYPAYLKLENFLNDRNSETQKPSDQSKHTESPPSPKVDNVLIQVLKDCQEFNKQINTPSSQER
- the putA gene encoding bifunctional proline dehydrogenase/L-glutamate gamma-semialdehyde dehydrogenase PutA — translated: MISSIQEPNELRKRLQGFYRTDEKSCVRYLVEKAELSADSKNRIYNIAKQVVEKIKGNKLDIIDSFMQQYSLSNDEGIALMCLAESLLRIPDDYTIDELIKDKIANQEWSKHLGRSSSLFVNASTWSLMIGSSILRTSEEDPRFYHAISRLLKNLGEPVIRKAVKQAMLMLGKHFIVGENIEEALESVKSDDHGKFLCSFDMLGEAARTAENAEEYFNSYMHSIKAIGESTDTNDCFRSHGISIKLSALHPRYEFCQFGNIAEELKTKVLELCHEAKKYNISLCIDAEESERLEMSLVLFEQLRLDESLSEWEGLGLAVQAYQKRALSVLDFVEDVAIRSKHKIMVRLVKGAYWDSEIKHTQELGLSGYPVFTRKSYTDVCYLACAQKLLSKASHFYPCFGTHNAYTFATIIELADKNHPGFEFQRLHGMGKGLYDYVMSELATSINCRIYAPVGKHSDLLPYLIRRLLENGVNSSFVHQINDSNVKIEELVLDPLEKAKSLEYEPHPSIPLPQDIFGEKRKNSLGMDISDSVTVSQFANDIKEFSEKKWQVGPIIGGESLFDSTEFTEVVNPAHLENVIGEVLNTTSDQALNALEIAHSAFVKWQNVSAEERAKYLERAADLLEERIEELIYILIVEAGKILSDAIAEVREAVDFLRYYAMIAKNELNNWKRLPGPTGEDNFIFFEGRGVFLCISPWNFPLAIFIGQIAAALAAGNSVLAKPAEQTPIIACEAVKILHEAGIPKDVLHLIPGNGRYLGETLIPDNRISGVAFTGSTQTAQIINRMLASRDGPIVPLIAETGGLNAMIVDSSALLEQVTVDVLISAFRSTGQRCSALRVLFIQEDIEEKQIKMICDAVQELKIGDPIQLSTDIGPIIDKASIDMLNKYTEKMSRDKDSSLLSKVPMNTNSYNGYFFPPYIYEIQKVSQLKQEVFGPILHIIRFNKSQLNEVISDINDTGYGLTFSLQSRIQNQIDLISKKISAGNVYINRNQIGAAVGVQPFGGRGLSGTGPKAGGPHYLQRFSTEKVVSVNTTAFGGNTTLMCLD